Proteins co-encoded in one Nostoc sp. KVJ3 genomic window:
- a CDS encoding CHAT domain-containing protein — translation MGIAGMAAQAGARSTVATLWRVDADSTALLMQEFYKGLNNGLPKAEALRQAQLSLLSNPKYKKPYYWGGFLLVGSWL, via the coding sequence ATGGGCATTGCGGGAATGGCTGCCCAAGCAGGAGCGCGTAGCACTGTTGCTACTTTGTGGCGCGTGGATGCCGATTCTACCGCTTTGCTTATGCAAGAATTTTATAAAGGTTTGAACAATGGCTTGCCAAAAGCAGAAGCACTACGTCAGGCGCAATTGAGTTTACTGTCAAATCCTAAATATAAAAAGCCTTATTATTGGGGTGGGTTCCTATTGGTTGGAAGCTGGTTGTAA
- a CDS encoding protein kinase domain-containing protein has product MSSYCINPLCEHRRNPDDIEHCLSCGTSLLINDRIRLVKPLRALTDDPFNYFEVFEVDDAGTRWNPVRKQRVMKVLKWKSPKLVKLIEQESLTLQLIQHPNIPESTLDDFFTFVPKNSPLTLRCLVMDKFEGQNLEQWIEFNGRISQSLALEWLRQLVEILDTVHRSNFFHRDIKPSNIVLQPNGKLALVDFGTARRVTDTYLAKVSGSGGTSVGREAIYEITSVITPCYTPTEQINGRAVPQSDFFSLGCTFVNLVTATPLSNLPTDQKTGNLLWRKDAPQIDKPFADFIDELMAPLPGNRPATTEVILQRLEHLPSKSKLNRVIKSKPFQISAFVLGLMSIVGLIYASLPLVAKYYLDSGKKAYAENQFDQAENDFQKAVNLNNSLKYTVADYFLNQGKEAYKENRNADAEKDFQRAIKYGHNLTNSVSSFYFEKGLQHQNDPKIARNNYELAIKYNPKDDSAYNNLAIACQQLYDYSCVNKTYEIIFKLKPNKWESHYGLGDFYDRQGEYDLAQKQYEIAVRSSDQAIFAVAGLARLKNKKGDYNAAATLALSGLKKTNNKELQASLYKDLGWARLMQNKLNEAQKYLEKATKLDSERTDAYCLLSQIEESLGQLNYARAYIDACILTKSSLPEVFVWREELLDRILDK; this is encoded by the coding sequence ATGTCATCTTACTGTATTAATCCCCTTTGTGAGCACCGTCGAAATCCTGATGACATAGAACACTGTCTCTCTTGTGGCACTTCGCTGCTAATTAACGACCGCATCCGTCTAGTCAAACCACTGAGGGCACTTACCGATGATCCGTTTAATTATTTTGAAGTTTTTGAAGTAGATGATGCTGGTACTCGTTGGAACCCTGTGCGTAAGCAGCGAGTCATGAAAGTTCTGAAATGGAAATCGCCTAAATTAGTTAAATTAATTGAGCAGGAATCTCTTACTTTGCAACTAATTCAGCATCCAAATATTCCTGAAAGTACTTTAGATGATTTTTTTACTTTTGTTCCTAAAAATAGTCCCTTAACGCTGCGTTGCTTAGTCATGGATAAATTTGAGGGACAAAACTTGGAGCAATGGATAGAATTTAATGGGAGAATTTCACAATCTCTAGCATTAGAATGGCTTAGGCAGTTAGTTGAAATCCTTGATACAGTACACCGTTCTAATTTTTTTCATCGAGATATCAAGCCTTCTAATATAGTTCTCCAACCAAATGGTAAATTGGCATTAGTTGATTTTGGTACTGCACGGCGAGTGACTGACACTTACTTAGCAAAAGTTAGCGGAAGTGGGGGAACTAGTGTAGGTAGAGAAGCAATATATGAAATTACGTCTGTCATCACGCCTTGTTACACTCCAACAGAACAAATCAATGGTCGGGCAGTACCTCAATCGGATTTCTTTTCCTTGGGTTGTACTTTTGTAAATCTAGTTACTGCAACTCCTCTAAGTAATCTACCAACAGATCAAAAAACAGGGAACTTGCTTTGGAGAAAAGATGCGCCACAGATTGACAAACCTTTTGCTGATTTTATTGATGAGTTGATGGCTCCTTTACCAGGGAATCGTCCAGCAACTACTGAAGTAATTTTGCAGCGATTGGAGCACTTACCTAGTAAATCAAAGCTTAATCGAGTAATTAAATCAAAGCCATTTCAAATTAGTGCGTTTGTATTAGGCTTAATGAGTATTGTTGGTTTGATATATGCATCTTTACCTCTAGTAGCAAAATATTATTTAGATTCCGGTAAAAAAGCTTATGCAGAAAATCAATTTGACCAAGCTGAGAACGATTTTCAAAAAGCAGTGAATTTGAATAATAGCTTAAAATACACAGTAGCAGATTATTTTTTGAATCAAGGTAAAGAAGCTTATAAAGAAAATAGGAATGCCGATGCGGAGAAAGACTTTCAAAGAGCAATAAAGTATGGACATAATTTAACTAACTCAGTCTCATCTTTTTACTTTGAGAAGGGTTTACAGCATCAAAATGACCCTAAGATTGCTAGAAATAATTACGAACTAGCTATCAAATATAATCCTAAAGATGATAGTGCTTATAATAATTTAGCAATTGCATGTCAGCAGTTATATGACTACAGTTGTGTTAACAAAACTTACGAGATAATTTTTAAATTAAAACCTAATAAATGGGAATCACATTACGGATTAGGTGATTTTTATGATAGACAGGGAGAATATGATTTAGCACAAAAGCAATATGAAATTGCTGTCAGAAGTAGTGATCAAGCAATATTTGCTGTTGCAGGTTTAGCAAGATTGAAAAATAAAAAAGGGGATTATAACGCCGCAGCTACTTTAGCGTTAAGCGGGTTAAAAAAAACTAATAATAAAGAGTTGCAAGCATCGTTGTATAAAGATTTAGGATGGGCAAGGTTAATGCAAAATAAGTTAAATGAAGCACAAAAATATTTAGAAAAAGCGACAAAGTTAGACAGTGAAAGAACAGATGCATATTGTTTACTATCTCAAATAGAAGAATCATTAGGCCAACTTAATTACGCCAGAGCTTATATAGATGCTTGTATATTGACTAAATCTAGCCTACCAGAAGTGTTTGTCTGGAGAGAAGAATTACTAGATCGCATACTTGACAAATGA
- a CDS encoding IS4 family transposase, with product MTLRVQILKDKFHQSLGLPFKELLPESAIKQVISELKIKYKKRLFDPFITLWAFLSQVLDTDKTCHNAVSKIIAYLAESEVEIPSTDTSAYCQARARLPEKLLEKLFNDSAQSLEEKVTTEKLWFGRNVKVIDGSTVSMPDTVENQKEYPQPSSQEDGCGFPIAKIGVIFSLVTGAAVALCIDVLNTHDIKLARKMYSFLKPNDVLLGDRAFCAYADMFTIEKLGCDAVFRKHQSRTTTMRKGKIIGDCDKLVTWYKPKSCPKGLSKDEFDALPPSITVREIYYYIVIPGFRTQQVSLITTLLNKSSYSTLEIVGLYGKRWDVELDLRHLKTTLGMDVLRCKSPSMVRKEIYVYLLAYNLLRSLMWSAGTSYTTPPLRLSLQGTRHHLNNFIPELLAATSTKRLKIYRTLLKVIAHKAVPDRPARNEPRVRKRRPKAYPLMTKPRHELRSSVANCLNRKGFGFS from the coding sequence GTGACACTACGAGTGCAAATTCTCAAGGATAAATTTCATCAAAGTCTAGGATTACCTTTTAAAGAATTATTGCCGGAATCTGCAATTAAGCAAGTAATCTCTGAGCTAAAAATTAAATATAAAAAACGGTTATTTGACCCATTTATAACCTTGTGGGCATTTTTATCTCAAGTTTTAGATACTGATAAAACTTGCCACAATGCTGTAAGTAAAATAATTGCATATTTGGCAGAATCAGAAGTAGAAATTCCGTCAACAGATACAAGTGCATACTGCCAGGCACGGGCAAGATTGCCAGAGAAATTATTGGAGAAACTTTTCAATGATTCGGCACAAAGCTTAGAAGAGAAAGTAACAACAGAAAAATTATGGTTTGGTCGAAATGTGAAAGTAATAGATGGCTCAACCGTATCTATGCCAGACACAGTAGAGAACCAAAAAGAATACCCTCAACCTAGTAGTCAAGAAGATGGATGTGGTTTTCCAATTGCTAAAATTGGTGTGATATTCAGTTTGGTGACGGGAGCGGCTGTTGCTTTATGTATAGACGTTCTGAACACTCATGATATTAAGTTGGCTAGAAAAATGTACAGCTTTCTCAAACCAAATGATGTGCTTTTAGGAGATAGAGCTTTTTGCGCTTACGCCGATATGTTTACTATCGAAAAGCTTGGTTGTGATGCCGTATTCCGTAAACATCAATCTCGCACAACCACTATGCGAAAAGGTAAAATTATTGGCGATTGCGACAAATTAGTTACCTGGTACAAACCTAAAAGTTGTCCAAAAGGATTGAGTAAGGATGAGTTTGATGCTTTGCCTCCTTCCATTACTGTGCGAGAAATTTACTATTACATTGTTATTCCTGGTTTTCGCACTCAACAAGTCAGCTTAATTACTACTCTTTTAAATAAATCTTCTTATTCTACTCTCGAAATTGTTGGACTTTATGGTAAACGTTGGGATGTTGAATTGGATTTGAGGCATCTTAAAACTACTCTAGGAATGGATGTTTTGCGGTGTAAAAGTCCCTCAATGGTACGCAAAGAAATTTACGTTTATTTGCTTGCTTACAATCTACTTCGTAGCTTAATGTGGTCGGCTGGAACTAGTTACACCACTCCTCCGTTACGCCTATCACTCCAAGGTACTCGCCATCATTTAAATAACTTTATTCCCGAATTATTAGCCGCAACTTCAACAAAACGTCTTAAAATTTATCGTACTTTACTAAAAGTTATCGCTCACAAGGCTGTTCCTGACCGTCCTGCTAGAAACGAACCACGAGTCCGTAAACGCCGCCCGAAAGCTTATCCTTTAATGACCAAACCCCGGCATGAATTACGCTCTTCAGTTGCAAACTGCTTAAACCGCAAGGGTTTCGGCTTTTCTTAG
- a CDS encoding NACHT domain-containing protein, with amino-acid sequence MDFGDLHELKVSEPSFSSIITTVAEPPEQRFSEKMTFEEALVAVNDLVFAKLGRHLSEAEIIVMKGAWNSREFVEIAENSPYSVNYLQRRLAPQLWDLLSEIIGDGQRVGKKKLRYFLEQVTKKYPAQSASNREQVPFDTGFMQSIKGQPPNISTFYGRIQELAHLKELIVKQRCISLVGVAGIGKSALAAKLLAELSTESQPRFDCLIWKSVTHAPRVQDLVADLIELIDPLEPSSNLPEYTQAMISVLVKQLQSRNCLLVLDETDALFHRNKLEQRLEYKILFRRLLEEQHQSCLLLTNRIFPEEFSTLMKAKRPIQYLRIEGLDSEAAMQLLSANGLTDKEKCQKLIHTYRGNPLELETVVEKIHHYFASSTEKFFRKYTTFVSSEFQAMLDEMFGEILSETQRQIMIYLAEKITLNLKPVSFEQLLNDTSQRQKTPVSTSEVIKALEQLERQSLIESSKDPVTKEISFTLQPIIKKYITTDPLGLVHTSNTLPTLAIAS; translated from the coding sequence ATGGATTTTGGTGACTTACACGAACTAAAAGTTTCAGAACCTTCTTTTTCATCCATTATCACAACAGTAGCAGAGCCTCCAGAACAAAGGTTTTCAGAAAAAATGACTTTTGAAGAAGCTTTGGTAGCAGTAAATGATTTGGTGTTTGCCAAACTGGGTAGACATCTATCTGAAGCTGAGATCATTGTCATGAAAGGAGCTTGGAATAGTCGTGAGTTTGTAGAGATAGCAGAAAACTCGCCTTACAGCGTTAATTACTTACAGCGACGTTTAGCTCCTCAGTTGTGGGATTTGCTCTCCGAAATAATTGGAGATGGACAACGAGTGGGAAAAAAGAAGCTTCGGTATTTTTTGGAGCAAGTAACCAAAAAGTATCCGGCTCAGTCTGCTTCAAATCGAGAGCAAGTCCCTTTTGACACTGGCTTTATGCAGAGCATTAAGGGTCAACCACCTAATATATCTACTTTTTATGGACGTATACAAGAATTGGCTCATTTAAAAGAATTAATAGTGAAGCAACGCTGTATATCGCTAGTAGGGGTAGCAGGAATTGGAAAAAGTGCATTAGCGGCAAAACTCTTAGCAGAACTTAGCACAGAATCTCAACCTAGATTCGATTGTTTAATTTGGAAATCAGTTACTCATGCACCACGAGTCCAAGACTTAGTAGCTGATTTGATTGAGCTAATTGATCCCCTAGAGCCATCTTCAAATTTACCTGAATATACGCAAGCAATGATTTCGGTGTTGGTGAAGCAATTGCAATCACGCAACTGTTTGCTGGTATTGGATGAGACTGATGCATTGTTCCATAGAAATAAATTGGAGCAGAGGCTAGAGTACAAAATACTCTTTCGTCGATTATTGGAGGAGCAACACCAAAGCTGTCTGCTTCTAACCAATCGAATTTTCCCTGAAGAGTTTAGTACTTTAATGAAAGCTAAACGTCCAATTCAGTATCTTAGAATTGAAGGTTTAGATTCAGAAGCAGCAATGCAGCTTTTATCTGCTAATGGACTAACAGATAAAGAGAAGTGTCAAAAATTAATCCATACCTATCGTGGTAATCCTTTGGAATTAGAGACAGTAGTGGAGAAAATTCACCACTACTTTGCTAGTAGTACGGAAAAATTCTTTAGAAAGTATACTACGTTTGTTAGCAGCGAGTTTCAAGCAATGCTCGACGAGATGTTTGGCGAAATATTAAGTGAAACTCAGAGGCAGATCATGATTTATTTGGCAGAGAAAATAACTTTAAATTTAAAACCTGTTAGTTTTGAACAACTGTTAAATGATACAAGTCAAAGGCAGAAAACACCTGTATCTACTTCAGAGGTGATTAAAGCATTAGAACAACTGGAAAGACAGTCATTAATTGAAAGCAGCAAAGACCCAGTTACAAAAGAAATTAGTTTTACTCTACAACCAATAATTAAAAAGTATATTACGACAGATCCTCTGGGGTTAGTCCATACATCTAATACTTTACCAACATTAGCGATCGCATCTTAA
- a CDS encoding plasmid replication protein, CyRepA1 family — MNNTPKKTGSSLKGKGKRDGEELTTSSSPSPLPLTLDPGVASPTEYPNNLTAAEYHELTVGSAIHPALIESNFFHIEGELIYDYLFISNKIPRKNAGRVTDAYIRQYQHLLLGGTWIQSLDPFKNWQPMEWGRIKPNFPRIDWQKGKPVKYESPPKTPNRVTYFDVANPIWDKVAKRYLIKRYHSLLALRLLDQLNPLIFWEWVRQHPDIPIILCEGEKKAACLLSLGFVAIALPGIWNGRVGKQDFDEQLHPDLVPMAQVGRKFIILFDYETSSKTRWSVFQATVRTAKAIDSAGCECEVALLPGPEKGVDDFVVARGENANALLTAIINDAKSLADYKRSYRAKKWGLSKYKPDVTVNIKYLTQALCIPDLEEKCSSVPPLYDIAEEKFFTPSVSSTSCGEGEGKQELIISDCPDHKPSTQNPKKSFRFPEKGLVVLWSDMGTGKTELMRWWRDQNPDARFLNNGHRVNLLKNLAERLQTAMYSDLGYTGLAQAQALSITIDSLHKLNTQSLTYGCIFIDEACQYLTHLLHSNTCKQHRAAILEVLEYIVYNAPLVVIADAHMDDLTVNFFLAMRPKGEVPYIIKNEWRNGSRTIYWYEGDNSSALVAQISAALMLGEKIMVASDSKRFIKKLDKSFTIKYEESNSEKSHTPQKWRIWSVHSDNSGSDENVAFIKDITNAVKNFDALFTSPSLGTGVDISEYHFDLVFGVFHGVSQTATECAQQLYRYRPKVPFHIWVAPRPPFGYKDTNASKIKERLLQTNEMTAFLLRINRETGKRGAEKDWALEAYCQIMANRHYSLNNLRDDLRSLLTEMGNTFIYVGSDSDPQSLESLKAAAQALDLAHNSAVAKAKNITLSEYRARQSKDYLDPNEIFECEKFRISDSYGIEVTESLVEMDKGGRLIRAIAGLEAILAKPEESIVDPKTGQSYPTPPTIVTQKDRTERDNLPLCIDWGNYSARWLARFNLGLHQILKRLVKGDEVTGSDTQLVNMTAIAIHCAAHVKAILGFTIPSDCKPIWLLATMVEQLGLKLTFRKQGQRGQQVKLFSLSKEELEFAMHVIAHRVEKRNQKENRTYYAAQTSAAYNVNPNQQAVSVPPLML; from the coding sequence ATGAATAATACCCCTAAGAAAACGGGGTCAAGCTTAAAGGGAAAAGGGAAAAGGGACGGGGAAGAGTTAACAACTTCTTCCTCCCCTTCCCCTTTGCCCCTTACTCTTGACCCTGGCGTTGCCTCTCCAACTGAATACCCAAACAACCTCACGGCTGCTGAATACCATGAGCTAACAGTTGGTAGTGCGATTCATCCAGCACTGATTGAGAGCAACTTCTTCCATATTGAAGGAGAATTAATTTACGACTACCTGTTCATCTCCAATAAAATCCCTCGGAAAAATGCCGGTCGAGTCACGGATGCATACATCAGGCAATATCAGCATCTCTTGTTGGGTGGAACATGGATTCAATCACTTGACCCATTCAAGAACTGGCAACCGATGGAGTGGGGAAGGATCAAGCCCAACTTTCCTCGCATTGATTGGCAAAAAGGGAAACCCGTCAAATACGAGTCGCCCCCCAAAACCCCCAACCGCGTTACCTACTTTGATGTCGCTAACCCCATCTGGGACAAAGTTGCAAAGCGTTATTTAATTAAGCGCTATCATTCCCTTTTGGCCCTGCGCTTACTAGATCAACTCAATCCGCTAATATTCTGGGAGTGGGTTCGGCAACATCCAGATATTCCGATTATCTTATGCGAGGGTGAGAAGAAAGCCGCTTGCTTGCTGAGTCTGGGGTTTGTAGCGATCGCACTCCCTGGAATTTGGAACGGGCGCGTGGGCAAACAGGATTTTGATGAACAATTGCATCCTGACTTAGTACCGATGGCTCAGGTGGGGCGCAAGTTCATTATTTTATTCGACTACGAAACCTCTTCTAAAACCAGGTGGTCGGTGTTTCAAGCCACTGTTCGCACTGCAAAAGCAATTGATTCTGCTGGTTGTGAATGTGAAGTTGCGCTGTTGCCAGGGCCAGAAAAAGGTGTAGATGATTTCGTGGTAGCCAGGGGTGAAAATGCTAACGCTCTACTGACCGCAATCATCAATGATGCTAAATCACTTGCTGATTACAAGCGCTCGTATCGGGCTAAAAAATGGGGACTAAGTAAATACAAACCAGATGTCACAGTCAATATTAAATATTTGACCCAAGCACTCTGCATTCCGGATCTGGAGGAAAAATGTTCATCTGTCCCGCCACTTTATGATATCGCAGAAGAAAAATTCTTTACCCCAAGTGTTAGCTCTACAAGCTGTGGAGAGGGAGAAGGAAAACAAGAGTTAATAATTTCTGACTGCCCTGACCACAAACCCAGTACCCAAAATCCCAAAAAGTCTTTCCGTTTTCCAGAAAAAGGGCTAGTAGTCTTGTGGAGCGACATGGGTACAGGGAAAACTGAACTTATGCGCTGGTGGCGTGACCAAAACCCCGACGCGCGGTTCCTCAACAATGGGCATCGCGTAAATTTGCTGAAAAATCTTGCCGAACGCTTGCAGACAGCCATGTACTCCGACTTGGGTTACACAGGTTTAGCCCAGGCCCAAGCCCTTAGTATTACTATTGACAGCTTGCATAAGCTGAATACTCAGTCTCTCACTTACGGCTGCATATTTATAGATGAAGCCTGCCAATACCTCACCCACTTACTACACAGTAATACTTGCAAACAGCACCGTGCCGCCATTTTGGAGGTACTGGAATATATAGTATACAACGCGCCACTGGTCGTCATCGCTGATGCACACATGGATGATTTGACGGTGAACTTCTTTCTTGCAATGCGACCAAAAGGTGAAGTACCTTACATCATTAAAAACGAGTGGCGAAATGGTTCACGCACAATTTATTGGTACGAGGGGGATAATTCTAGTGCCCTAGTCGCCCAAATCTCGGCAGCGCTGATGCTTGGTGAGAAAATCATGGTTGCAAGTGACAGTAAGCGTTTCATCAAAAAACTCGACAAATCCTTTACTATCAAGTACGAAGAATCTAACTCCGAAAAATCACATACACCTCAAAAATGGCGCATCTGGTCTGTTCACTCTGACAATTCTGGTAGTGATGAGAATGTTGCTTTCATCAAAGATATCACCAACGCCGTCAAAAACTTTGATGCCTTGTTCACTTCCCCTAGCCTGGGGACTGGTGTCGATATTTCTGAGTATCATTTTGATTTAGTGTTCGGTGTCTTTCACGGCGTAAGCCAGACAGCTACTGAGTGTGCCCAGCAACTGTACCGTTATCGTCCAAAAGTCCCGTTTCATATTTGGGTGGCCCCGCGTCCCCCCTTTGGTTACAAGGATACTAACGCATCCAAGATTAAAGAGCGCTTGCTCCAAACCAATGAAATGACCGCTTTTCTGTTGCGGATTAACAGAGAAACGGGTAAGCGGGGCGCAGAGAAAGATTGGGCGCTTGAGGCTTACTGCCAAATTATGGCTAACCGCCACTATTCTCTCAATAATCTGCGTGATGATTTGCGATCGCTCCTCACAGAAATGGGCAATACATTTATATATGTGGGAAGTGATTCAGATCCTCAATCTCTCGAAAGTCTTAAAGCAGCAGCACAAGCTTTGGATCTTGCCCACAATTCGGCTGTTGCCAAGGCTAAGAATATTACTTTGAGCGAGTATCGCGCCCGTCAGAGCAAAGATTACCTTGACCCTAATGAAATTTTTGAATGCGAAAAATTCCGCATTTCTGATTCTTACGGCATCGAAGTTACCGAATCGCTCGTAGAAATGGATAAAGGTGGTCGATTAATTAGAGCTATCGCCGGGCTTGAGGCCATTTTAGCAAAGCCCGAAGAATCAATTGTTGACCCCAAAACTGGGCAAAGTTATCCTACGCCACCAACAATTGTCACCCAAAAAGACCGCACCGAGCGCGACAATCTACCTTTGTGCATCGACTGGGGCAATTACTCGGCACGCTGGTTGGCTAGATTTAACCTTGGGCTGCATCAGATTCTCAAGCGTTTAGTGAAGGGTGATGAAGTTACCGGCTCGGATACTCAATTAGTTAATATGACAGCGATCGCTATACATTGTGCTGCTCACGTCAAAGCAATTCTTGGGTTTACTATTCCCAGTGACTGTAAACCTATTTGGTTGCTGGCCACAATGGTAGAGCAACTGGGGTTAAAGTTGACCTTCCGTAAGCAGGGTCAGCGGGGTCAACAGGTGAAACTTTTCTCTTTATCTAAAGAGGAATTAGAATTTGCAATGCATGTAATTGCTCATCGCGTGGAAAAGCGTAATCAAAAAGAAAATCGAACCTATTATGCTGCTCAAACCTCTGCTGCGTATAATGTAAACCCCAATCAGCAGGCCGTATCCGTCCCCCCCCTGATGCTATAG
- a CDS encoding fertility inhibition FinO-like protein, with translation MIAEKLEITIKINELAQPKTVKNAWQQFDLDCDGRITTITVKPKNYKKLTDITSNYPQWLAAMSNDKPRSVYAGKLGQSTELGLVLKSPKMKVFERKPKAEKTPAAGAAS, from the coding sequence ATGATTGCAGAAAAACTAGAAATCACAATTAAAATCAACGAACTGGCACAACCCAAGACCGTAAAGAACGCTTGGCAGCAGTTTGACCTAGACTGTGACGGACGCATCACAACAATCACAGTTAAACCAAAGAATTACAAGAAACTGACCGATATAACCAGTAATTACCCACAGTGGCTAGCAGCAATGTCTAACGACAAGCCGCGAAGCGTCTACGCTGGCAAACTTGGTCAGTCAACTGAGCTTGGGTTGGTGTTAAAGTCACCCAAGATGAAAGTTTTCGAGCGCAAGCCCAAGGCAGAAAAGACCCCTGCGGCAGGTGCTGCTTCTTGA